The following is a genomic window from Burkholderia oklahomensis C6786.
TGCCGCTCTCGCATCAAGCCTCCTAGATTCGTTCGCAGACATGCGTCGCGCGCGGCAAGCAAGCCGTACGCCGGTCCAAGCGGCCTTTCGCGCAGCCACGATCCAGGGCCTGGCCGCGCGTCTTAAGCCACGCTTGTACCGAGTAGGCGAACGCGGACAATCCAGTACGTTCTCAAACACCGCGAAGGCTGAAATTGTCTCGCACCTGAAACGTCGACCGCCCGGAATCCGCCGGCGCCGACGCGAAGCCAGGTTCGTTCGCCTCGCCGACATTGCCGGGCGGCGAACCGCGACATCACCGCGAAATCATCCGCGCGGCACGGCGCTCGACGATCCCGATCAGGCTTTCGTCGCCCCCCCCTGATTCGAAATACCGGCGACGCGTGACATAATCCGCCGCAGCTCTCGAGTCCGTCCGTCATTCCGTCAAGGCCATGCGCAGCCTTCTCCATCGCAAGATCGGCAGCATGCTCGGATTGCTTGCAATCCTGATGGCGACGCTCGCGCCGACGGTTTCGCACACGCTTTCAAACAGCCATCATTTCAGCGAGCTGCCGAGCGCTTTCTGCTCCGCGCAGGACGGCACCGACGCAACGTCATCCGACTCGTCGCCGTCGTCCGAAAAAGCGGTTCATTGGCAGGCGTGCGCGTATTGCGGGCTGCTCGCGCACACGCCGGCGGTACCGAGCACGACCGCCGCATTCACGCCGACGATTTGGACAGTCCGCGCGACTGCCGCCGCGCCGATTTCGCCGCCTCGTCGCGTCTTCCCGTTCACCGCTGCGCAGCCACGCGCCCCACCTGTCCTATCCTGATCGAAGCAGTCATGCGGCGACGCACGCGCCATCGCGTCGCCGCGGCGTCGCGCCTCTCTCGACGGATGCGCGACCGCGCACATACGACCATTCAAAAATGGATAAATCATGCGCACCGTCGCACCTCGCAGCGGTATACCAGCGCTCGCGACGCTCGTTGTTCCGGCTGCCGTAGTCGCTACGCTTTTCGTTCCTTCTCTTGCCGCCGCCCACGCCATTGCGGGCAATCGCGTATTCCCGGCGACGATGGCGGTCGACGACCCCGGCGTCGGCGACGAGCTCAATCTGGAATTCGGGCACCTCAAGTCGCAGACGGACGACGGCGACACCCAGAGCGCCAACACGACGACGCTCGAATGGGACAAGCTGATCACGCCGAGTTTCGCGTTGTCGGTGACGGGAACCTACGTGAACGTGAATGCCCCGAACGGCGGCTCGGCACGAGGATTCGACAACTTCGCGGTCGGCGCCAAGTATCGCTTCTACGTGAACGCCGCACACGAATTCATGGCATCGGTCGGCGTGGTGGCCGAGCTCGGCGGAACCGGTTCAAAGGCGATCGCCGACCCGCACTCCGCGCTCTCGCCGACGCTGTACTTCGGCAAGGGTTTCGGCGATCTGCCCGACAGCCTGAAATATCTGCGCCCATTGGCGATCACGGGCGCCGTAGGACCGCGCCTGACGACCAGCAGCGCCGATCCGGATTCGCTGAACTGGGGCGTCACCTTGCAGTACAGCCTGCCCTATCTGCAGAACTTCGTGCAGGACGTCGGGCTCAAGCCGCCTTTCAGCAATCTGATTCCGGTCGTCGAGTTCCCGATGAGCACTTGCACCGGCGGCGCGTGCTCGGGGCATACCACGGGGACCGTCAACCCCGGCCTGCTGTGGCTCAATCGCTGGGGGCAATTCGGCGTCGAGGCGCAGATTCCCGTCAATCATGCGAGCGGCAAAGGCGTCGGCATCCTGCTGCAGGCGCATCTCTATCTGGACGACGTGCTGCCCGACTCGCTCGGCAAACCCCTCTTCGGCAAGGGAGAATGAACATGACCAAATTCGGCCGGCTTCTCGGCGCCTGCGCCGCCGCGGCTGCGGCGATCGCCTGCTTCGCGATCCCTTCGGCGGCTTTCGCGCACGTCTTCCCGCAAACGCAATCGCCGTCGGCGGGCGCCGAGGTATCGCCGCCCGCGAACGTGACGATCGTCTTCAACGGTCCGCTCGAGCCCGCCTTCAGCGCCCTCACCGTCAGCGATGCAGCGGGCAAGCCGGTGAATACCGCCAAGGCGACCGTCGCACCGAACGACGCGAAGACGATCAGCGTCCCATTGCCTCCGTTGGCGCCCGGCAAGTACACCGTGCACTGGGTGGCCGTGGCCGCCGACGGGCATCGGACCCAGGGCGACTACGCGTTCAAGGTGAAATGACGAAGGCCGATGTTGCATATCAGCGTCATTTTTCCCTGGTTCGACGCGTTTCGCGTCGCTCGCGCGTAGCCGTCCAATCCCCGGCCAGCGCGAGCGCATGCGTCATACGATGTCGGCGGCGTCGCCATCCGCCGTGCTGACGGCGCGCCGACGTCGACTCGTTTCGCTACGCGACGTCGCCGCCTCGTCGCGCGCGGGCTCGTCATGGCTTCGCGGCGTTGGAAACGCGCCGCCCCCCCGCGCGGCACGTATCAACGCTGCGACATTTTTCGCCGATTCCGAAGGGCGGCGGCATCCACGTCCGCGCGGCGTCCCCATGCATCCGGCAAGCGGCCGGCTTGGCACGTTGCTAGCTTCTTTCGACGCGCTGCCAATGGCGGATTCGACGCGCGGTCGAGGATGACTGGTTATCCGGCACTTCCTGATGGAAGCCATGCCGCGCCAGATTGTTTCCCGCTCGAAAAGTCGCCACAGGTTCGCAACGTGCCTGTCGCCCACCCATCTTTTATTCGCTCGGCCGACGTCGTTCCCTACGCGTCGCCGCCGAGCGCATCCGGACGAGGCGCGTACCAGGAGTGTTGGATATCAAGTGTCGTCCATTCCGGCGGGAGAGCATCATGTTGGTCAAGTCGATTCGGTTCCTAAGGGCATGCCTGATCCTGTTTTCTCTATGTCTGACCATCGTCCCCGGACGAGCAAACGCGGTGTCGAACCAGTTGCTGTTGCTGCTGCCGGACAACTTCACGCTCCCCGATCCGCGCGTGTCGGCCTGGCTCGACGCGGCGTCGGAAGAAGGCTTGCAGATCTCGATCATCAACGACAGCCAGTTCGAACAGGCGGGCACCACGCTCCAGCAGTATCAAGGCCTGATCCTGCCCGATCAGGTCCATACGGCAGCCGACGACACGCTCCTGACGGCCATTCAGAACTACGCGCTCAACGGCGGGCACGTGATGCTGGTCTACGATTTCGGCGTCCTCACGTCGACCGGCTTCTATCCGGTTCCGCAGTCGAGATTCAGCGCGATGGCGGGCGTGAGCTACGTGCTCTACGATTCGCTGGGCGGCAACATGATCGGCCTCGGGCCCGTGACCGGCATGGGAAGCACGTTGCGCACGCTCCAGATCCCGCCCGGGAAGTCGATGACCTGGCCGACCACCAGTTCAACCAGCGGCTCGACTGCGACTGCCGTCACGACGTCGGCGTCCGTATCGGTCGCCGCGTCGCCCGGCCAGGTGCTCTATCTGCAGCCTAGCCGGACCAATCCGGGCGGCCTGACCGGCTACAAGCACAACGCGTATTTCAATTACAAGACCGAGAACGGCCTCGCGACCAACATCAGCCTGAATCTCGGCCGCGTGTTCAAAGGCCCGAAGGTCAAGTCCGGCACCTATAGCGCGACGTCGACCAAGAACAAGACCGTGTCGACGCCGAAGAAGTCCACCGGAACGTCCGCGCTCGTCACGACGACGGCCGTCGCGACGACGGACGTGCTCGAAGGCATCTCGGGCTACGTGTACGGCTTCCTCACGTATCCGAGCTTCGTCACGCAGGGCGCGTACAGCGGCACGGCCTTGCTGACGTCGCCGAACTTCGGCCTCGTCGCCGGCTACAACCCGTACGGCAGCGGCGGCGTGCTGTTCGTGAACATGCCGCTCAGCTACCTCGAAGGGCAAACCGACGGCATGCCGCTCCACGGCTTCCTGCACTACTTCACGACGAACGTGCTGTCGATGCCGCACCTGTCGCTCGAGCCGAAGGCGCAAGCGGGGATGGTGCTCAACTGGCACTTCTGCGCGGAAGAGATGATCCAGCCGGCGCTGTACCTGAAGTCGCTCGGCATCTGGAACAACGGTCCGTTCTCGATCGTCGTGACGGCCGGCCCGGACGACGCAGCGATAGGCGACGGCCTCGGCATCAATCTGGCCAACAACACGCAGGCGCAGCAGCTGATGCAGTATCTGCTCGGCCTCGGACACAACATCGGCAGTCACGGCGGGTGGGACCACGACTACTGGGGCGCCAACGCGAGCGAGACCGACCAGAGCACGTTCCAGCAGTACCTCGTGCTGAACCACCAGGCGGTGCAGTCCGTCACCGGCAAGCCCGACGTCGAATGGGCGGCGCCGGAAGGCAACACGCCGACGTGGGCCGTGAACTGGCTCGAGAGCAACGGTTATTCGGGCTACTACTTCACAGGCCACACCGGCATGGCGCAGACCCGCGCGTACCGCAACGCCGCGCTGCTGAATCCCGGCATCTGGGCGTTCCCGGTCATGCCGTTCGGCAAGTACGCGACGTTCGAGGAATTCCAGGAGTTCGGCGTATCCACGACGGACATCACGAACTGGTACGAGTCGCTGATGGACTTCGTCGTCGCCAATCGCACGACCCGGCTCATCTACATGCACCCGCTCGGCGCGTCGTGGTACCCGGACATACTCGCGACCATCTTCAGCTATGCGAACGCGCTGATCGCGAGCGGGCAGTACAAGTGGTACACGATGGACCAGTTGACGCAGTTCGACAGGCGGCGCCTGCTCGTCACGTGGACGGCGACCGATACGGGCAGCGGCTGGTCGTTCAGCGCGTCGCAGCCGACGAGCCTGCAGGACGTGACGTGGCTGCTGCCGAAGAACGCTTATCAGCTGCCGGTCGTGACCGGGGGATCGGCCACGGTCGTGATAACCGATCCGACCAACTGGCTCGTGATCGCCGGCGCGGGAACGGCGTTGACGTTCACGAGCGCCAAAGTCCAATAGCGCCGCGCAGTACGCGCGCCGACGATCGACGATCCCTCGATCGAAGGATCGTCGGCGCAGCCCGGACCGCTCACGGCAGGGAAACGACATGAAACGACACTCGCTACGGCATGCGCTCGGCATGCTCGCCGCAACGGCCACGCTTGCGCTCGCGACGGCTGCGCCGTTTGCGCAGCAAGCGAATCGGCCGCCCCGCGGCTTCACTCGTCCGCCGTTCCATCTGCACGGGCATGCGGCCGCGAGCCCGGGCGGCCTTTCTCCGGCGCAGATCCGGAATTTCTACGGATTCGATCAGTTGCCGCGCAATTATCGCGGCAGCGGACAAGTCATCGCGATCATCGACGCCTACGACAACCCCACCGCCGAGGCGGATCTCGACGTGTTCAGCCGCAAGTTCGGGTTGCCGCCCTGCAATGCGGCCAATCGATGCTTCGCCAAGATCTACGCCACTGCCGATCAAACCCGTCCGCCCGCGGATGCAGGCTGGGCGCTGGAAAGCTCGCTCGACGTCCAGTGGGCGCACGCGATCGCGCCCGACTCGAAAATCGTGCTGATCGAAGCGGCATCCAACACCTTTGCCGACATGATGAGCGCGGTGGCCGCGGCTGTCGCGGCGCCGCCCGAAGGCGCCGGCGCAAAAGTCGTGTCGATGAGCTGGGGCGGCAGCGAGTTCCTGCCGGAAACGCAATTTGACGGCCAGTTCATGAGCGCGAACGGCGTGTCGTTCGTCGCCGCGTCCGGCGACGGCGGCAACGCCGTCGATTACCCCGCCGCGTCGCCATACGTGCTCGGCGTCGGCGCGACGACGATCGTCACCGACGCGAGCGGCCGTTATGTCGGCGAAACGGCGTGGTCCGGGAGCGGCGGCGGCCAGAGCGCAATCGAATCCGAGCCGCCGTATCAAACCCATTACGGGATTCCGTTCGACACGCCCGGCGCGCGAGGCGTGCCCGACGTCGCCTACGACGGAGATCCGGCGTCGGGTTTCGCGATATACGACTCGTACGGATACGGCGGGCAGCGCGGCTGGTTCGTGGTCGGCGGAACGAGCGCGGGCGCGCCTCAATGGTCGGGCTTGCTCGCGATCGCGAACGGCGTGCGGGTCGAGCGCGGCAAATCCACGCTGAATGCGGTCAGCGCCGTCGAAGCGGCGCTGTACGGCATCGCGTCCGCCGCGTACCGAACGACCTTCTACGACGTCACGAGCGGCGCGAACGGCGCATGCGGCGCGGTGTGCGACGCGACGCCCGGCTATGACTACGTGACCGGACTCGGACGTCCGATCGCCGGCAATCTGATGCAAGCGCTGATCGATGCGCCGTGACGAGGTTCTGCGCGGACGGGCGCTGCCGGAACACGGCGGAGGTTCGAAACCGCCGATGCCGGACCACGCCCGCTCGCATCGCAGGCTGCGCCGGACAACCGGAGCCGCAGGATCGGCCGCGGCGCAAGCGCCCGCTAAGCCGGCGCTTGCGCCGACGCGGCTCGCGCCGCTGTTCGCCCTGTTGCTCGCGCTGTCCGCCAGCGTGACGGCGCGGGCGGGCGGCGCGCCGACGGACGATCCCGGCGAGGCGATCTATCGCGACGGCATGCTGAGTTCCGGCGCGCCGCTTCAGGCGCTGCGCGAAGGCGGCTTGCGCATGGCAGGCCCCGCGGTCGCCTGCGTCAACTGCCATCGGCGCAGCGGTCTCGGAGCCAAATCGGGATTCACGACGATTCCGCCGATTGCCGGAACGTATCTGTTCCATCCGAGCACGCTGAGCGGCGAGCGTCCCGGCATGCCGTACGTGGAAAGCATGCGCAGCGATCGCGCCGCCTATACCGACGCGACGCTCGCGCGTGCGATCCGCAGCGGAATCGACACGCAAGGCCAGCGCCTTGGCTATCTGATGCCGCGCTTCGCGTTGAACGACGACGACATGGCGGCATTGCTCCGCTATCTGAAACGCCTCGATCCGCGGCCCGCGCCGGGCGTCACCGGCGCTGCCCTGCATTTCGCGACGATCACGACGCCGGACGCCGATCCGGTGAAGCGCCGCGCGACGCTCGACGTGCTGCGGCACTACTTCGCCGACAAGGACGCATTTCCGACGAACGCGGCCCCGCCGCACCTGGCGAGCGACGCGCCAGCCTCGGCGCCGCGCCGCTGGCAACTGCACGTCTGGGAACTGAGCGGCGCGGCATCGACTTGGGAAGCGCAGCTCGCACGGCATCTGGCCGCCGAGCCGGTGTTCGCGGTGATATCGGGACTGGGCGGGCGAAACTGGGCGCCCGTTCGCGCGTTCTGCGAGCGCGCCCGTATTCCATGCCTGTTTCCGAACGTCGAGGTGCCGGACGTCCGCAACGACGACTTCTATTCGATCTACTTCTCGAACGGCGTGCTGCTGGAGGCCGGACTGATCGCGGCGGACATCGCCCGAGGCAACCACGGCGTCGCGCCGCAAACGGTCCACGAAGTGTATCGGGTCGGCGACAGCGGCGAAGCGGGCGCGCAAGCGCTCGCCGCTGCGTTGCGGGCGCGGGGATTCGACGTGTCCCGCCATGCGCTGATGCCGGCCGATCGCGTCGTGAAAGCGCTGAACGGCATCTCGAAAAACGATGCGCTCGTGCTGTGGCTGCGCCCCGCCGATATCGCGACGTTGGGTCAAGCCGCGCCGGCGCGGACGGTCTACCTGTCCGGCATGATGGGCGGCCTCGATCATGCGCCGCTGCCCAGCGGCTGGCGTGCGGTCACGCACATCGCGTATCCGTTCGACATGCCCGACCGCGTGCGCCGACGCGTCGACTACATGCTCGACTGGGCGGCCTCCAGGCACATCCCGATCGTCGATCTGCAGGTTCAGGCGGACACATTCCTGGCGTGCGTGTTGCTCGAAGAGGCGCTCGGCCACGTGACCGGCACCTACGTGCGCGACTATCTCGTCGAGCGCATCGAGGACACGCTCGAACAGCGCGTGATCACCGGCTACTATCCGCGCCTGACGCTTGCGCCGGGACAGCGCCTCGCATCGAAAGGCGGCTACATGGTCCACTTCGCGGACACGAGCGGCACGCGCATCGTGGCCGACGGGGCATGGACCGTTCCGTAGACGCCGGCATCGCCCTGCCCGATTCGCAGGACGGTGATTCGCCGCGCCGCAAGCGAACCGCCCAAGCCGGCGACGAGCAACGCGGCTCACCACTCAGGGAGGCTGAAATGAACATGATCGGGAAGCTATCCGCATTCGCCAACACGCTGATCGCGGCCGGCGCGCTCGCGCTGATCGGGCATCCGGCATCGGCTCAAGAAGACATGCATGCGCATCACCACATGACGATGTCGAGCATGAAGACAGACGGCATGAAGACATCGACGGCGGCGTATACCGTACCGGCCGTGACGCTCGTGCGCGACGACGGCAAGACCGTCGCGCTGAAAGACGAACTCGACGACGGACGTCCGGTCGTGCTGACGTTCATCTACACCACCTGCACGTCGATCTGCCCGGTGATCAGCCAGACGCTGTCGCAGCTCCAGCACGAGCTCGGCGCGGATCGCGACAAAGTCCATATCGTGTCGATTTCGATCGATCCGGAAAACGACACGCCTGCGCGCCTGCGCGAATACGCGGCGAAGTTCAGCGCGGGACCGGAGTGGCAACACTACACGGGCACGGTGGCGGCGAGCGTCGCCGCGCAGAAAGCCTTCAACGTGTACCGGCAGGACAAGATGGATCACAACCCGGTCTTGCTGCTGCGCGCGGCGCCGGGCAAGCCATGGCTTCGGATCGACGGTTTCGCGACCGCCGACGATCTACTGCATCTGTACCAATCCGTCCTGGCTTTCGACTGATTTTCGATTGATCGCGCGGGCCTGCATCGACGAACGCGCCGGCTCGTCCGAAGAAGCCGGCGTCATGGGCGCGGCTGCTTGCATGCGGCAAACGCCGCCGGGCTGAACGAGGCGATCCTCGCGAGCACGATTGCCGCGCCACGGCGCATGACGAACGGCAGCGAGGCGGCGACGCCCGACGACGGTCGTTGCCCGACGATGGCGGACGATGCAGCGCCGATGATTGATTCGGCCGAGCACCCGTCGCGCGACGCAAGACGGATAAATTCGCTACGCCGCGAAAACCGTCGCTCGGTCGCCCCTGCTCGAATCGATCAGGTAGTTGCAGGGAATTCATGCGGCGCAGGAGACGCACCGCCGGCGGTTCGATCCGCTGCCGGCGCGACTCGGCTGGCGACGCCGCAATTTGCACTCACGTTGTAAAAAAGCGCCGCGCCCCGTTCGGCCCTTGCGCCTCGCCTCGGGCACTCGGATCGCATCGGCTCGATATCCGCGTCTTCGTCGAGCGTCGAGCCGCCGTCCGCCAACGCGCGCTCGACCGTCTCCGCGCGATCCGTATCGCGGTCGAATTCGGCGGCGCGCGTTTCGAACGCACGATCGTCGCATTCGACATCGATGTCGAACGGACGCCGGTTCGCGCCCGCGACGTCGCCGCCGCTGCCCGGCGAATCGCCCGGACCGAGCGAGCGGTTGCCGCGGTCTTTCCGTCAACTGGCCTTCGGGCGGCTCGTTGGGTTCGTATGATTCGTCCGGTTCGTCGGCGGGAATCAGCGTGCTTGCTGCCCGAGTCGACGCCCTCTCCCGATCGAGCGCCGGCGCGCGGCGCGCGTCCGATGCGCGGCGCGCGTCCGGGCGGCGCGATTGATCCTCAACCGCCGCCGGATGCGGCGCTGCCGCCCATCGCGCCGGAACTGCCGGACGGCGCCATCGGTGCGGGCTGCACGCCCCCCGTCGTGCCTGTCGAGCTCGAATCGGCGTTCGAGCCGCCCTGCTTCGAGCACGAGGACATCGCCATCGCCAATCCGACCGCCGTCACGCCGACGGCGACCGCCCGCCATATGCTTCGAAAGCTTCGAGAAAATTCGGGTCGCATGGCACCTCCTGCAGTGAATGAGTCCGTCGCGCAGCAAGCGGCGTGCCGCGGTTCCGCCCAACGCCGCCAATCGGGCCGGGCCGTGCCGATCGATCGGCCGGTCGATAGGTCAATCGGCCAATGGCAAGCCGCTCCCGGCGGGAGACGACGAGCTATTCGGGATCCGATCGCCTAGAATTTTCTTCAAAGGAAGACAACGAAAACGACCGCGCGATCGGTGCCGGGCGCCGGGCGCGACCCAGGAGACAGCCATGTCCGAATCGCCGATTCCGTCTCGACAAGTCGATTACGAAGGCTTCGAGATTCACGTGTCGCCGACCCCGACGCAATCCGACGCGAACCGCTACACGTACACGGGCTACGTGTGCCATCCGGGCGCCGATCCGAAGCTGCCCGGCCATACCGTGCCGTTTCACGCGGACGGCGAAGAGAGCTTCCGCACCGCCGACGAGGCGTTCCACGAAGCGGTGTCGATTGGTTGCAGCATCGTCGACGGCACGCATCCGGATCTGTCGGTGCTGTCGCTCGTCACGCACGGCTATTGACCGCGCGACGGGCGGCGCGGCGGCGGCGCTACCTGCGAGATCCGCGACGAACGACGAAATGCAAGCGGCATGTGAGTCGTTTGCCGTTTGCCGTTTGCCGTTTGCCGTTTGCCGTTTGCCGTTTGCCGTTTGCCGTTTGCCGTTTGCCGTTTGCCGTTTGCCGTTTGCCGTTTGCCATCGATCATTTGCCATTCGCCAATCGCCATCCACCGTCCAATGGACGTTGAACATCGGCATCGCCAGCGTCCCGCCCAGCGCACGGAGCGCCTCGCTCACGCGCATCCAAGCCGGCCTTCGAAAAATGGTGACCCCGAGCGCCGGCGTGCGCATTTGCGCCGCGCCGCACACGCACTACGATGAAAGATGCCGGCGCGGTCGGCACGCTCCCCGGCGCACAGCGCGCGCTGCGCCGCCCATCAACGGAAAACGTCGCATGGCTCGCGACCCCGGCCTCGAAGCGCTCGTCGACGACGAACTGAAGTTCGAGCGCAATCTCACCGCGAAGGCGATGTTCGGCGGCTGGGCATGGCTGCTCGACGGCAACTTGCTGTGCTGCGCCCGCGACGACGGGATGCTCGTCAGGCTCGGCAAGGACAACGACGGCTGGGCGCTGAAGCGTCCGGGCGTCGTCCGGATGATCTCGCGCGGCAGGCCGATGCAAGGCTGGGTGCGCGTCGCGCCGGAGGCGTACGGCAACGACGCGCTGCGTCGCCGGCTGGTCGACGCGGCGCTCGAATTCGTCCGTTCGCTGCCGCCGAAGTAGCGCGCCGCCCGCCGTGCTCGCGCGTGCGCGGGCTCTCGAACGCGCCGATCCCGCGGCGATTCGCGCAGCGGAGCCCACTCGATGAGCGCACGACGCAATCTTATGCAACGATTGATCGGCGCATGGGCGCTCGAATCCTATGTCGAGATCGACGCCGAAACCGGCGCGACGAGCGCGCCGCTCGGCTTCATCGTCTACACGCCCGACGGCTACATGTCCGCGCAGTTGCAGGCGCGCGAGCGCGCGCCGTTCGCGGGCGACGATCCGTACGGCGGCGCGCCGGACGAACACGTGGCGGCGGGACGCACGTACCTCGCTTACGCCAGGCGATTCTTCGTCGGCGAGGCGACCGGCGCGCTATCGCATGAAATGGCCGCGTCGCTCTTTCCGAACTGGTTGGGCGGCCCCCAGACGCGCGTCGTCGAGCTGACCGACGACGTACTGCATCTCGGCACGCCGACGCCGCAACGGTTCAACGGCGCGTTGAAGCTCGCGCGCCTCGTCTGGAAGCGCGCGCCGCTGAACGCGTGACGCGGCCGCGGGCCGGGGCTGTCGCCGGCGGCGTGCAAGCGAGGGACCATCGAACTCGGCGGCCCCGGCGGTCGTGCTGTTTTGCTGTTTTGCTTGCCGTGCTGGCCGTGCCGCCGTACTGTCGTACCGCACCGGTCGCGGGCGCCGACATTCCGCGATTCGTTGTCTTTCGAGCGGCGCGATGCGATGCCGTCGCGCGGCACCGTCCGCCGCCCCGCCATCGATCGACATCGATCGCCATCACTGCACGCCGCGCCAACACCCGCGCCGTGCGTCACCTGGCGGCCGACGCCGCGGGCGCGCGCTCGAGCGCGGCGAGACCGAT
Proteins encoded in this region:
- a CDS encoding DUF2946 domain-containing protein, with the translated sequence MATLAPTVSHTLSNSHHFSELPSAFCSAQDGTDATSSDSSPSSEKAVHWQACAYCGLLAHTPAVPSTTAAFTPTIWTVRATAAAPISPPRRVFPFTAAQPRAPPVLS
- a CDS encoding copper resistance protein CopC, with product MNMTKFGRLLGACAAAAAAIACFAIPSAAFAHVFPQTQSPSAGAEVSPPANVTIVFNGPLEPAFSALTVSDAAGKPVNTAKATVAPNDAKTISVPLPPLAPGKYTVHWVAVAADGHRTQGDYAFKVK
- a CDS encoding polysaccharide deacetylase family protein, which encodes MLVKSIRFLRACLILFSLCLTIVPGRANAVSNQLLLLLPDNFTLPDPRVSAWLDAASEEGLQISIINDSQFEQAGTTLQQYQGLILPDQVHTAADDTLLTAIQNYALNGGHVMLVYDFGVLTSTGFYPVPQSRFSAMAGVSYVLYDSLGGNMIGLGPVTGMGSTLRTLQIPPGKSMTWPTTSSTSGSTATAVTTSASVSVAASPGQVLYLQPSRTNPGGLTGYKHNAYFNYKTENGLATNISLNLGRVFKGPKVKSGTYSATSTKNKTVSTPKKSTGTSALVTTTAVATTDVLEGISGYVYGFLTYPSFVTQGAYSGTALLTSPNFGLVAGYNPYGSGGVLFVNMPLSYLEGQTDGMPLHGFLHYFTTNVLSMPHLSLEPKAQAGMVLNWHFCAEEMIQPALYLKSLGIWNNGPFSIVVTAGPDDAAIGDGLGINLANNTQAQQLMQYLLGLGHNIGSHGGWDHDYWGANASETDQSTFQQYLVLNHQAVQSVTGKPDVEWAAPEGNTPTWAVNWLESNGYSGYYFTGHTGMAQTRAYRNAALLNPGIWAFPVMPFGKYATFEEFQEFGVSTTDITNWYESLMDFVVANRTTRLIYMHPLGASWYPDILATIFSYANALIASGQYKWYTMDQLTQFDRRRLLVTWTATDTGSGWSFSASQPTSLQDVTWLLPKNAYQLPVVTGGSATVVITDPTNWLVIAGAGTALTFTSAKVQ
- a CDS encoding S53 family peptidase, producing MKRHSLRHALGMLAATATLALATAAPFAQQANRPPRGFTRPPFHLHGHAAASPGGLSPAQIRNFYGFDQLPRNYRGSGQVIAIIDAYDNPTAEADLDVFSRKFGLPPCNAANRCFAKIYATADQTRPPADAGWALESSLDVQWAHAIAPDSKIVLIEAASNTFADMMSAVAAAVAAPPEGAGAKVVSMSWGGSEFLPETQFDGQFMSANGVSFVAASGDGGNAVDYPAASPYVLGVGATTIVTDASGRYVGETAWSGSGGGQSAIESEPPYQTHYGIPFDTPGARGVPDVAYDGDPASGFAIYDSYGYGGQRGWFVVGGTSAGAPQWSGLLAIANGVRVERGKSTLNAVSAVEAALYGIASAAYRTTFYDVTSGANGACGAVCDATPGYDYVTGLGRPIAGNLMQALIDAP
- a CDS encoding c-type cytochrome, whose product is MPDHARSHRRLRRTTGAAGSAAAQAPAKPALAPTRLAPLFALLLALSASVTARAGGAPTDDPGEAIYRDGMLSSGAPLQALREGGLRMAGPAVACVNCHRRSGLGAKSGFTTIPPIAGTYLFHPSTLSGERPGMPYVESMRSDRAAYTDATLARAIRSGIDTQGQRLGYLMPRFALNDDDMAALLRYLKRLDPRPAPGVTGAALHFATITTPDADPVKRRATLDVLRHYFADKDAFPTNAAPPHLASDAPASAPRRWQLHVWELSGAASTWEAQLARHLAAEPVFAVISGLGGRNWAPVRAFCERARIPCLFPNVEVPDVRNDDFYSIYFSNGVLLEAGLIAADIARGNHGVAPQTVHEVYRVGDSGEAGAQALAAALRARGFDVSRHALMPADRVVKALNGISKNDALVLWLRPADIATLGQAAPARTVYLSGMMGGLDHAPLPSGWRAVTHIAYPFDMPDRVRRRVDYMLDWAASRHIPIVDLQVQADTFLACVLLEEALGHVTGTYVRDYLVERIEDTLEQRVITGYYPRLTLAPGQRLASKGGYMVHFADTSGTRIVADGAWTVP
- a CDS encoding SCO family protein — its product is MNMIGKLSAFANTLIAAGALALIGHPASAQEDMHAHHHMTMSSMKTDGMKTSTAAYTVPAVTLVRDDGKTVALKDELDDGRPVVLTFIYTTCTSICPVISQTLSQLQHELGADRDKVHIVSISIDPENDTPARLREYAAKFSAGPEWQHYTGTVAASVAAQKAFNVYRQDKMDHNPVLLLRAAPGKPWLRIDGFATADDLLHLYQSVLAFD
- a CDS encoding TfoX/Sxy family protein, with amino-acid sequence MARDPGLEALVDDELKFERNLTAKAMFGGWAWLLDGNLLCCARDDGMLVRLGKDNDGWALKRPGVVRMISRGRPMQGWVRVAPEAYGNDALRRRLVDAALEFVRSLPPK
- a CDS encoding lipocalin-like domain-containing protein, whose protein sequence is MSARRNLMQRLIGAWALESYVEIDAETGATSAPLGFIVYTPDGYMSAQLQARERAPFAGDDPYGGAPDEHVAAGRTYLAYARRFFVGEATGALSHEMAASLFPNWLGGPQTRVVELTDDVLHLGTPTPQRFNGALKLARLVWKRAPLNA